In Idiomarina sp. PL1-037, a single genomic region encodes these proteins:
- a CDS encoding tyrosine-type recombinase/integrase: MSDFTQTNIASALSSSHKLVRNELDVVSAVLNKHCRDALSADTQVAENYLQRRALSVYQYANTNELLEALWLSMRALYRFKSEHQTLTQPVEFRPLKQRETIINEHNPTFLLQSLLERELEDTIASSSFHQCSDTQRYLLHALSIAKRSHISDSKTLVSVLEAKQSDLLCFSDLNRASVLIEAPRRQRVWLDAESLLHLRQAQSIKASKKQLLNKAFEHWWQKIRATEPAMASTALSVDDALLALNFQTTPLAAISLSTVTTVLSDESLILALSGQINEEEIEAQTHHVSRKRQRKTAIAALIANASGKKKLSADPGIRLAFSPEHRAENVDRQLIDALRRILWTYEVQMYTPGRSEKVFKSARSAIEQLLSNALGEGGEQAPSVLAQLLALHCADLFLQGSASKKKLKASSIRSYLSTLTVFLVDTLSEETSLADAQSSIDALYELTHILGDAICDLEAADKQSTVLRFLQYVHEISELRLYDFDELELAGVTIESVRAHFIPAQLFDSTCHAFLAMRSSAREQTALMMQLCYYAGLRRNEALLLAVDDINVESDVLYVTKFAGRKTANAPRKLPLALLPNSLYLSLLNYVETRSKIHERLFDAQAVQVHEREFMELLRKQTQIPDLVVHSLRHCAANNLLLVLAQGAFPSIPAAIGRYFLTQQNSGGSLTKERHELLSSKQLERIKQALLAEGRALNSYFPILDFLAMALGHATPGTSAASYLHFFELVAFELSSMRTSSTDKKVLLNLLPRTNARFETIKRVFTSNNAEKALFKTAAFGLVDARKFKTQVQQPVETVDTVITFSDFIDALYDYQYRPSSDLSISKHLQRYFDGLTELPNLRFLHELSPRAFPTWIRFQERMTTQRWLSVEQNAISTLKRCLENETVSNKRDAEQTLRALRILGLGDCIMELNCDDGSWRSLIERADHQVRIKEIEQNKETLQVEMRIKPYRLRWPLWDKLQSILCSLELYTVFRNVDDETKK; encoded by the coding sequence ATGAGCGATTTTACTCAAACAAATATCGCCAGTGCGCTAAGCAGCTCGCATAAGCTGGTGCGGAACGAACTCGACGTTGTTTCTGCGGTATTAAATAAGCATTGCCGCGATGCGCTTAGCGCAGATACTCAGGTTGCAGAAAATTATCTACAGCGCCGAGCGCTGAGTGTTTATCAATATGCCAATACAAACGAGTTGCTTGAAGCGCTGTGGCTGAGTATGCGTGCGCTTTATCGCTTTAAAAGCGAACATCAGACGTTAACTCAGCCTGTCGAATTTCGACCTTTGAAGCAACGAGAAACGATCATTAACGAGCATAACCCTACCTTTTTGCTCCAATCATTGCTTGAGCGAGAGCTTGAAGACACAATCGCCTCATCATCGTTTCACCAATGCAGTGACACTCAGCGTTATTTGTTACACGCCTTATCAATTGCAAAGCGATCGCACATCAGCGATAGCAAAACGTTAGTGTCGGTGCTTGAGGCTAAGCAGAGCGATTTATTGTGCTTCAGCGATTTAAACAGAGCATCAGTACTCATAGAAGCGCCGCGACGTCAGCGGGTATGGTTAGACGCAGAAAGTTTGTTGCACCTACGCCAAGCGCAGTCGATTAAGGCTTCAAAAAAGCAACTTTTAAACAAGGCATTTGAGCATTGGTGGCAGAAGATAAGAGCGACAGAGCCGGCGATGGCGTCTACCGCGCTGTCGGTTGATGATGCGTTATTGGCACTTAACTTTCAGACAACACCGCTTGCTGCAATATCGCTATCAACGGTGACCACAGTATTGTCTGACGAGTCGTTGATATTGGCGCTATCAGGTCAAATTAATGAGGAGGAAATCGAGGCTCAAACGCATCATGTCAGTCGTAAACGACAACGCAAGACAGCGATTGCGGCGTTGATAGCGAATGCGTCCGGCAAAAAAAAGTTGAGTGCTGATCCTGGGATTAGACTTGCGTTTTCGCCTGAGCACCGCGCCGAGAATGTCGATCGACAGTTGATTGATGCACTGCGTCGCATTTTATGGACGTATGAAGTGCAAATGTACACACCTGGCAGAAGCGAAAAAGTGTTCAAGAGTGCGCGCTCTGCGATAGAGCAACTGCTTTCTAACGCGTTGGGTGAGGGCGGCGAGCAGGCACCATCAGTATTAGCACAACTATTAGCGCTGCATTGCGCGGATCTGTTCCTCCAAGGCAGCGCGAGCAAAAAGAAACTAAAAGCAAGCTCGATACGAAGCTATCTGTCGACGCTTACTGTGTTTTTGGTTGACACATTGAGCGAAGAAACATCGTTAGCTGACGCGCAGTCGAGTATTGATGCGCTCTATGAGCTCACGCACATTCTTGGTGATGCAATCTGTGATCTTGAAGCCGCTGATAAGCAAAGCACGGTGCTGCGATTTTTGCAGTATGTTCATGAAATATCAGAGCTTCGATTGTATGACTTTGATGAGCTTGAGCTTGCTGGTGTAACGATAGAGAGTGTCAGAGCGCACTTCATTCCAGCGCAACTATTCGACTCGACTTGTCATGCGTTTCTTGCGATGCGCTCAAGCGCGCGTGAACAAACTGCTTTAATGATGCAACTTTGCTATTACGCTGGATTAAGACGCAACGAAGCGTTATTGCTCGCAGTTGATGATATCAATGTCGAGAGCGATGTGCTTTATGTCACAAAATTTGCGGGTCGAAAAACGGCCAATGCGCCACGTAAATTGCCTCTGGCGTTACTGCCAAACTCGTTGTATCTGTCGCTTTTGAATTACGTTGAGACGCGCTCTAAAATCCATGAACGGCTTTTTGATGCGCAAGCTGTGCAAGTGCATGAGCGTGAGTTTATGGAGCTTTTGCGGAAGCAAACTCAAATTCCTGATCTCGTTGTACATTCGCTGCGTCATTGCGCAGCTAATAATTTACTGCTTGTTTTAGCGCAAGGTGCGTTTCCGTCGATCCCGGCTGCCATTGGTCGATATTTTTTGACACAACAGAATTCAGGTGGAAGTCTAACCAAAGAACGGCACGAACTTCTGTCTTCTAAGCAGTTAGAGCGCATAAAGCAGGCTTTGTTAGCGGAAGGGCGAGCGCTTAATAGTTATTTTCCAATCCTTGATTTTTTAGCGATGGCCTTAGGTCACGCGACGCCAGGGACCTCAGCGGCAAGCTACCTTCATTTTTTTGAGCTAGTGGCATTTGAATTAAGCTCTATGCGCACCTCATCGACGGATAAGAAAGTATTGCTTAATTTGTTGCCGCGGACGAACGCGCGCTTCGAGACGATCAAGCGCGTGTTTACGAGTAACAACGCAGAAAAAGCGCTATTCAAAACAGCGGCTTTTGGCTTGGTAGATGCGAGAAAATTCAAGACGCAGGTGCAACAGCCAGTTGAAACGGTAGATACGGTTATTACGTTCAGTGACTTCATTGATGCGCTCTATGATTACCAATATCGTCCCTCAAGTGATTTATCCATAAGTAAGCACTTACAACGCTATTTTGATGGATTAACTGAGCTCCCCAACCTACGTTTTTTACATGAGTTATCACCGAGAGCTTTTCCGACCTGGATCCGTTTTCAAGAGAGGATGACAACGCAGCGTTGGCTGTCGGTCGAACAAAATGCTATCAGCACGTTGAAAAGGTGTTTAGAAAACGAGACGGTCAGCAATAAGCGCGATGCCGAGCAGACACTTCGTGCATTAAGAATCTTGGGCTTAGGTGATTGCATTATGGAGCTAAATTGTGATGATGGCTCGTGGAGGTCACTTATTGAGAGAGCTGACCATCAAGTTAGGATCAAAGAAATAGAGCAAAATAAGGAGACGTTACAAGTTGAAATGCGGATAAAACCTTACCGCTTACGCTGGCCGCTCTGGGACAAGTTACAGAGTATCTTGTGCTCATTGGAGCTTTATACTGTATTTCGAAACGTTGATGATGAGACGAAGAAATGA
- a CDS encoding tyrosine-type recombinase/integrase encodes MIHLRTRHDNILEYDICCFGTRFRESSRLLATPANQKKLEKHVKQMNAELALGVFDYTEHFPESKKLEKYARLRRAKQPDQVAPLFSDYAQQWFERKRHEWKVSYCESLESTLSRYLLPTFGNTIVNDITLAQVQRFRSKLCERVNNEGGRCLSNKRINIILVPLISLLYLASEEWDFEYPLKKLKPLREEPSDPRPMTQQQVKSFLSAVPRNWHDYFLVRFHTGMRSCEIHGLQLENIDFEHQLIHIRFNYVRGRLTDVKTPKSRRDIVMTPTVAAALKRTMNSRVPKGTFVFNSQGGKPVTMYEVSNKVWYPTLEKIGIAPRTPYVTRHTAAVLHLAAHENPLFVSRLLGHSSTRMLYDVYAPYVVDAVRNDGSAFERLMQ; translated from the coding sequence ATGATTCACTTGCGCACACGCCATGACAATATTCTCGAATATGATATTTGCTGCTTTGGCACGCGATTTAGAGAGTCATCACGACTGCTCGCAACGCCTGCGAATCAGAAAAAGCTGGAAAAGCACGTAAAACAGATGAATGCGGAGTTGGCCTTGGGAGTTTTTGATTATACAGAGCACTTTCCTGAGTCAAAGAAGTTAGAAAAATACGCACGACTGAGACGCGCAAAACAACCCGATCAGGTGGCACCATTATTTTCTGATTACGCGCAGCAGTGGTTCGAGCGAAAGCGTCACGAGTGGAAAGTCAGTTACTGTGAAAGCTTGGAGTCGACGTTATCCCGCTATCTTTTACCGACATTCGGTAACACCATTGTCAATGATATTACGTTAGCTCAAGTACAGCGGTTTAGAAGTAAGTTGTGTGAGCGTGTTAATAATGAAGGTGGTCGATGTTTGTCTAATAAACGAATAAATATCATTCTTGTCCCACTGATCAGTTTACTCTATCTGGCATCCGAAGAGTGGGACTTCGAGTATCCGCTAAAAAAGCTTAAGCCGCTGAGAGAAGAGCCAAGCGATCCGCGGCCCATGACCCAACAACAAGTGAAGTCGTTTCTGAGCGCAGTGCCGAGAAATTGGCACGACTACTTTTTAGTTCGTTTTCATACAGGAATGCGAAGCTGTGAAATCCATGGATTACAGCTGGAAAATATCGATTTTGAGCATCAGTTGATCCACATTCGGTTTAATTATGTGCGAGGCCGGCTAACCGACGTAAAAACACCAAAGTCCCGCCGAGACATTGTAATGACGCCAACGGTTGCCGCGGCTCTTAAACGAACAATGAATAGTAGAGTCCCAAAAGGAACTTTTGTTTTTAATTCCCAAGGAGGCAAGCCAGTAACCATGTATGAAGTGTCCAATAAAGTATGGTACCCCACACTTGAGAAAATAGGCATTGCTCCACGGACGCCCTATGTTACCAGGCATACAGCCGCCGTATTGCATCTGGCGGCTCATGAAAATCCGCTATTTGTTTCCAGACTGTTAGGGCACAGCTCAACTCGCATGCTTTATGATGTCTATGCGCCTTACGTGGTGGATGCGGTACGGAATGATGGGAGTGCCTTTGAGCGGTTAATGCAATGA
- a CDS encoding SLBB domain-containing protein: MPSQSQIEQFKKLPRAQQEALARQYGVDVSMLDSLSGNSSSSSNDSQKKQQNNVVFPRGTSFDESGNPVIPDDLESQFSREADELKPFGYELFAGEPKSFSPTSYAPVPSNYIMGVGDTIKVQLFGKENRSYDLTIDREGKVVIPDLGELTVAGLTYTLMQDMIQNQVKQRLIGFNAAVSMGELRSIQIFIAGEAYKPGSYTVSSLSTISQALYVAGGVSDIASLRSVRLMRAGKVVTEFDLYDLLLEGDTSDDKMLQSGDVVFIPARGDMVTVKGQVKRPALYELKGDETLRDALRFAGGSEDDAYLAAAQLERIVNGKRLISTVDLTSDTQLSEALKGGDVLTLRQVSESLENSLLLVGAVTRPGHYEWKPDLRINDVLRSSRHDLLEQADLRYGLILRETGSKRELSLYQFNVAEAISGIEGENLLLQERDQLVIFSRYQTKAEEEQQLSRYTLTKQEREAEEREELLSEYRQAFLRDLVKDKGVKVQKLATQELADATRLFGTPDRGDVTIAKDKLAPYSRENLLEPIMLRIRQERSKAGSAPLVYIAGEVNHPGVYPLVENATASRLVDAAGGVKDSAYLERAEITRFKYGESSGETEYLTLSLDDVLSGDVDIPIQGRDRLNVLSIPEWQNTYEVRLRGEVRFPGTYAIKRGETLTQLVERAGGFTEHAFIEGAVFTREELKAREQERKRMLAQELQREIAGNMMTGTGDSRVSYSEMRTLLSDLLNAKPVGRLIMDLPKLLSSNGANDVQLKDGDTLHVPSKTDSVSIMGEVQMTTSYRFDPEVSVGEYIERSGGTKEKADEERIYIVKANGAIEPYESGSSWFSFSSNSQLAPGDTIIVPMDTTYTENLELWSQVTGIVYNSAIAIAAINGL; the protein is encoded by the coding sequence ATGCCAAGTCAGAGCCAAATAGAGCAATTTAAAAAGCTCCCCCGGGCCCAGCAAGAAGCTTTGGCACGTCAGTATGGTGTTGATGTTAGCATGCTTGACAGCTTAAGTGGCAATTCGTCTAGTTCATCTAACGATAGCCAGAAAAAGCAGCAGAACAATGTGGTGTTTCCTCGTGGTACCAGTTTTGATGAAAGCGGTAATCCGGTGATTCCTGACGATTTAGAAAGCCAGTTCTCGCGTGAAGCCGATGAATTAAAGCCTTTTGGTTACGAATTATTTGCAGGAGAGCCGAAAAGCTTTTCGCCTACTTCTTATGCGCCGGTTCCTTCCAATTACATCATGGGTGTGGGCGATACCATAAAAGTACAGCTTTTTGGTAAGGAAAACCGCAGTTACGATTTGACTATAGACCGCGAAGGCAAAGTGGTTATTCCCGATTTAGGCGAGTTAACCGTTGCAGGTTTAACTTATACCTTAATGCAGGACATGATTCAAAACCAGGTAAAGCAGCGCTTAATTGGCTTTAATGCTGCGGTTTCTATGGGTGAGTTGCGCTCTATTCAAATATTTATTGCTGGTGAGGCTTATAAACCGGGTTCGTACACGGTCAGTTCCTTATCGACCATTAGTCAGGCGCTTTATGTTGCCGGTGGTGTTTCCGACATTGCTTCACTACGTTCTGTTCGTTTAATGCGTGCGGGAAAGGTGGTTACTGAATTCGATTTATACGACTTGCTGTTAGAGGGCGATACTTCTGACGACAAAATGCTGCAAAGTGGTGATGTGGTGTTTATTCCGGCCCGAGGTGACATGGTTACCGTTAAAGGCCAGGTAAAACGCCCTGCGTTGTATGAATTAAAAGGCGATGAAACGCTAAGGGACGCGCTCCGCTTTGCTGGTGGCAGCGAAGACGACGCCTACTTAGCGGCCGCTCAGCTTGAGCGAATTGTAAACGGCAAGCGGTTGATCAGTACCGTTGATTTAACTTCAGACACTCAACTAAGTGAAGCGCTAAAAGGCGGTGACGTGCTGACGTTGCGCCAGGTTTCTGAGTCACTTGAAAACAGTTTATTGCTGGTAGGTGCTGTAACGCGGCCGGGGCATTACGAATGGAAACCGGACCTTCGTATTAATGATGTGCTTCGTAGCAGTCGCCACGACTTATTAGAGCAAGCTGACTTGCGCTACGGCTTAATTCTGCGTGAAACCGGGTCCAAACGTGAGCTAAGCTTGTATCAGTTTAACGTTGCTGAAGCTATTAGCGGCATTGAGGGTGAGAACTTGTTGCTGCAGGAACGTGACCAGCTGGTTATTTTCAGCCGCTACCAAACTAAGGCGGAAGAAGAGCAACAACTGTCGCGCTATACACTGACAAAACAAGAACGCGAAGCAGAAGAACGCGAGGAATTGTTGAGTGAATATCGTCAGGCCTTTTTACGGGATTTAGTTAAAGACAAAGGAGTCAAGGTTCAGAAGCTGGCAACACAGGAACTTGCTGACGCTACCAGGCTCTTTGGAACACCGGACAGAGGCGACGTAACTATTGCTAAGGACAAATTAGCGCCTTACTCCCGTGAAAACTTGCTTGAACCGATAATGTTGCGAATACGGCAGGAACGCTCTAAGGCCGGCTCCGCGCCATTGGTTTATATTGCCGGAGAGGTTAACCACCCCGGGGTTTACCCCTTAGTTGAAAACGCCACCGCAAGCCGCTTAGTAGACGCCGCCGGCGGCGTAAAAGATTCCGCCTATTTAGAACGAGCCGAAATTACCCGCTTTAAATATGGGGAGAGCTCTGGTGAGACTGAGTATTTAACGTTGTCGTTAGACGACGTACTTAGTGGGGACGTTGACATTCCTATTCAGGGGCGCGACCGCTTGAACGTATTGAGTATTCCCGAGTGGCAAAATACCTATGAAGTGAGGTTGCGTGGAGAAGTTCGCTTTCCGGGCACTTATGCTATTAAGCGCGGAGAAACTCTGACTCAGTTAGTAGAGCGTGCGGGTGGTTTTACCGAGCATGCCTTTATAGAGGGTGCAGTATTCACTCGCGAAGAGCTGAAAGCCCGAGAACAAGAGCGTAAGCGCATGCTGGCACAGGAACTGCAAAGGGAAATTGCCGGTAACATGATGACCGGGACAGGCGACAGCCGTGTGTCTTACAGTGAAATGCGAACGCTTTTATCTGACTTGCTTAATGCCAAACCGGTTGGCCGGCTGATTATGGATTTACCCAAGTTACTCAGTAGCAACGGTGCCAACGATGTCCAGTTAAAAGACGGGGATACATTGCATGTGCCCTCTAAAACTGACTCGGTTAGCATTATGGGTGAAGTGCAGATGACAACCTCTTACCGCTTTGATCCTGAAGTGAGTGTGGGTGAATACATTGAACGCAGCGGCGGAACGAAAGAAAAAGCCGACGAAGAACGTATTTATATTGTTAAAGCGAACGGTGCCATTGAACCTTATGAGAGTGGTAGCAGCTGGTTTAGCTTTAGCAGTAATAGCCAATTAGCGCCGGGTGACACCATCATTGTGCCTATGGATACAACCTACACTGAGAATTTAGAGTTGTGGTCACAGGTGACCGGCATTGTTTATAATTCAGCTATAGCGATTGCGGCAATAAACGGACTTTGA
- a CDS encoding YjbF family lipoprotein, whose translation MLIRYCLLALLGVVTYGCTAVTDEVRETVEYAFKTQQDAELSSEEIENFPYTSLYAQWEEKPRTLIVLGFIDKPNDRHFITAEKETLVIRNGRIVRTQNLNRDLLAASNLEQDPLQCIVNQPNDCESRWQRNYDYQMQERTFSRTVVSQFSVVEEQTLEMPFGKVNATLVQEKGRFELSGETFTNRFWIESDGHVVKSEQQLFPGETSLTLTQVTWIGRDYSNKAAK comes from the coding sequence ATGTTAATTCGCTATTGCCTGCTCGCTTTGCTTGGGGTTGTTACCTACGGATGCACCGCCGTTACCGACGAGGTTCGCGAAACGGTTGAATACGCTTTTAAAACACAGCAGGACGCTGAGCTTTCTTCTGAAGAAATTGAAAACTTTCCTTATACCTCGCTTTACGCACAGTGGGAAGAAAAGCCACGCACTTTAATAGTGCTGGGTTTTATAGATAAGCCGAACGACAGGCACTTTATTACAGCGGAGAAAGAGACGTTAGTTATACGTAATGGTCGGATTGTTCGAACGCAGAATTTAAACCGTGACTTACTAGCCGCTTCAAATTTAGAGCAAGATCCGTTGCAATGCATTGTAAATCAACCTAATGATTGCGAGAGCCGCTGGCAGCGTAACTACGACTACCAAATGCAGGAACGAACATTTAGCCGCACTGTTGTATCTCAGTTTTCGGTTGTGGAAGAGCAAACTCTGGAAATGCCTTTTGGCAAAGTGAACGCCACTTTAGTGCAAGAGAAAGGTCGCTTTGAGCTGAGCGGTGAAACCTTCACGAATCGTTTTTGGATTGAAAGCGACGGGCATGTGGTAAAAAGTGAGCAACAGCTATTTCCCGGTGAAACTTCTCTTACCTTAACTCAAGTGACCTGGATAGGTCGTGATTATTCTAATAAAGCAGCGAAATGA
- a CDS encoding YjbH domain-containing protein translates to MKKTLLLPLLLAAFLVTAFPATGDTQKIAFDGPVRLQQALSALEERGELENIYWPTARLVKVDEQKAVDEKKRKVLAELAELENYWRNRRETNKAGAAAIVARQIKAWRLGKQLVGEVSIEGARQKLADNPLLPKGRYELVVSSRPNFVYAYGLFSEPGRYEFHSGKTVAHWIKSIEDEAQLLAAYNKTKAVKVSVAGEIESNWGYFKQDDTELLPGNILWLGFEQNQLPPKFKNLNSNIRGLLTHFVADESVRSKTNTPLYTLSDAPTPKNHWSRMDLSPSYNNYGSVGLMQNPTARMAKEGELAITYSDMDEYRRYTVNLQLLPWLEATAFYTRFPNRLYSQVPGFSGDSILTDKGFDVKARLWQESYWLPEVSVGLRDLAGTGLFDAEYIVGSKRFGPVDISLGVGFGRLGTYDDVSNPFCEISDEYCDRKTGFSGKGGELEYDQWFTGPMALFGGVEYQTPWEPLTLKAEYEGNDYSRDSAGVPIVADSRWNFGANYQVTDYFDVQLSYERGDTLMFNFSLRTNFNELNQVKTTPPKTQPQKPNANKLKDVDWIAMRSEMIKQGVFSGARFAATDDEVTMYAYHRRFRNSDEAFDRAARIMAAELPESVKTYNMVDQALFNPSVNTQVDAEEFKRRIRNEEPGKGVDETKELFTRLYPEEPPVKDSDKWKLNPDYRFSNSYGLKPFFKQDFGSPENFQTYQLGVFAFGRRWLAENLEVFGEVGFNVANNYDEFNFLGGGPSELPEVRTQVRRYIKNDIWLDSAQATYHKRLGEDWFAMAYAGYLERMFGGVGAEVLYRPIDSPWAFGAHINRIRQRNYTGGSGFLDYEVTTGFVSAYYQMPWLSDTLLQLDVGQFLAGDQGVNVTMQKRFDSGVIAGAFAAFTDVSAEEYGEGSFTKGFFISIPFDLMSVRHTRERIGFTWVPLSRNGGQQLQRRARLYDYTDDRAPFYNR, encoded by the coding sequence ATGAAAAAAACATTGTTACTTCCCCTCCTGTTAGCCGCGTTTTTAGTCACTGCTTTTCCGGCAACCGGCGACACTCAGAAAATTGCGTTTGACGGACCGGTGCGCCTGCAGCAGGCCTTATCAGCATTGGAAGAGCGGGGCGAGTTAGAAAACATCTATTGGCCAACAGCGCGTTTGGTCAAGGTTGATGAACAAAAAGCGGTAGACGAGAAAAAGCGCAAAGTACTGGCAGAGTTAGCCGAGTTGGAAAACTATTGGCGTAACCGCAGAGAAACGAATAAAGCCGGTGCCGCCGCTATAGTGGCTCGTCAGATAAAAGCTTGGCGCTTAGGCAAGCAACTGGTAGGCGAAGTAAGTATCGAGGGCGCGCGTCAGAAGCTAGCTGATAACCCGTTGCTGCCGAAAGGTCGTTACGAGTTGGTAGTAAGCAGTAGACCAAATTTTGTTTATGCCTATGGTCTGTTTTCTGAGCCGGGACGATATGAGTTTCACTCAGGGAAAACTGTGGCTCATTGGATAAAGAGCATTGAAGACGAAGCTCAATTACTGGCCGCTTATAATAAAACTAAAGCTGTAAAAGTGTCGGTTGCGGGTGAAATTGAGAGTAACTGGGGTTACTTCAAACAGGATGATACAGAGCTTTTACCGGGCAATATTTTATGGTTGGGTTTTGAGCAAAACCAGTTGCCGCCCAAGTTTAAGAATTTAAACAGTAATATTAGGGGGCTTTTAACGCATTTTGTTGCGGATGAGTCTGTCAGAAGTAAAACGAATACGCCTTTATATACACTGAGTGATGCACCGACACCTAAAAACCATTGGTCGCGTATGGATTTGTCGCCTAGCTATAATAATTATGGCTCTGTAGGTTTAATGCAAAATCCAACTGCGCGGATGGCGAAAGAGGGTGAGTTAGCAATCACTTATTCTGATATGGACGAGTACCGACGCTACACAGTCAACTTGCAACTCTTGCCCTGGCTTGAAGCTACCGCATTCTATACACGATTCCCTAATCGTCTATACAGCCAGGTTCCAGGGTTTAGCGGTGACTCAATATTGACGGACAAAGGCTTTGATGTAAAAGCCCGCTTATGGCAGGAAAGTTACTGGTTACCTGAAGTGAGTGTGGGCTTACGAGACTTAGCGGGCACGGGGCTTTTTGATGCCGAGTATATTGTGGGCAGTAAACGTTTTGGTCCAGTCGATATTAGCTTAGGCGTCGGTTTTGGACGTTTAGGGACGTACGATGATGTGTCTAACCCTTTTTGCGAGATATCTGACGAGTACTGCGATAGAAAAACAGGATTTAGCGGAAAAGGGGGAGAGCTGGAATACGACCAGTGGTTTACCGGGCCCATGGCGTTGTTTGGTGGTGTTGAATACCAAACCCCCTGGGAACCTTTAACATTAAAAGCTGAGTATGAAGGCAATGACTATAGCCGTGACAGTGCCGGTGTGCCTATTGTTGCAGACAGCCGCTGGAACTTTGGAGCGAACTACCAGGTCACGGATTACTTCGACGTACAGCTCAGTTATGAGCGTGGCGATACGCTCATGTTTAACTTTAGTTTGCGCACCAATTTTAATGAGCTAAACCAGGTGAAAACCACTCCGCCTAAAACCCAGCCGCAGAAGCCAAACGCTAATAAGCTGAAGGATGTTGACTGGATAGCTATGCGGAGCGAAATGATTAAACAGGGTGTGTTTAGTGGCGCTCGTTTTGCCGCAACCGATGATGAAGTGACTATGTACGCGTATCATCGTCGTTTTCGGAACAGTGATGAGGCTTTCGACCGTGCTGCGCGTATTATGGCAGCAGAGCTTCCTGAGTCAGTAAAAACTTACAATATGGTTGATCAGGCGCTGTTTAACCCGAGTGTGAATACACAGGTTGATGCCGAAGAATTTAAACGGCGAATTCGAAACGAAGAGCCAGGTAAGGGCGTTGATGAAACCAAGGAGCTTTTCACGCGCTTGTATCCGGAAGAGCCACCGGTTAAAGACAGTGATAAGTGGAAACTTAACCCCGACTATCGTTTCAGTAACAGTTACGGGCTAAAACCCTTCTTCAAACAAGACTTCGGCAGCCCCGAAAACTTTCAGACGTATCAGTTGGGTGTCTTTGCTTTTGGACGCCGTTGGTTAGCGGAAAACTTAGAAGTGTTTGGTGAAGTTGGCTTTAACGTGGCAAATAACTACGACGAGTTTAACTTCCTGGGTGGTGGGCCGTCTGAATTACCCGAAGTGCGTACTCAAGTAAGACGTTACATTAAAAATGATATTTGGTTAGACTCTGCGCAGGCTACTTACCATAAACGGCTTGGTGAGGACTGGTTTGCGATGGCTTATGCTGGGTATTTAGAACGCATGTTTGGTGGCGTTGGGGCCGAGGTTCTATATCGGCCCATAGACAGCCCATGGGCTTTTGGTGCGCATATTAACCGAATACGACAACGGAACTATACTGGCGGTAGTGGCTTCTTAGATTACGAGGTAACTACTGGGTTTGTTAGTGCCTATTACCAAATGCCGTGGTTGTCAGATACTTTATTACAACTCGACGTTGGCCAGTTCCTGGCCGGTGACCAAGGCGTTAATGTGACGATGCAGAAGCGCTTTGACAGCGGTGTCATTGCCGGTGCATTTGCCGCCTTTACGGATGTGTCCGCTGAAGAGTATGGCGAAGGGAGCTTCACTAAAGGCTTTTTCATTAGTATTCCGTTTGACCTGATGAGCGTAAGACATACTCGTGAGCGTATTGGCTTTACTTGGGTGCCGCTGTCTCGCAACGGCGGTCAACAGTTGCAACGCAGAGCGCGTTTGTACGATTATACAGACGACAGAGCGCCGTTTTATAACCGTTAA